One part of the Dyadobacter sp. 676 genome encodes these proteins:
- a CDS encoding DUF3823 domain-containing protein, protein MKSKIIYGIPALLLALMLGLSACEKDNRTEPKSVLKGRVVYEGQPVGVRSNGVQLELWQHGYQLFTKIPVHVSQDGTFSASLFDGNYKLVLLRGNGPWTDNTDSIDVELRASKEIDVPVNPYFVLKNDVYSKGEGKVSATFNVQQVAKGRTLERVNLYIGTTTIVDPNNSVANAQEVAANLTDLSKPVTLTVNIPAAQASREYVYARIGVKTSGVGEMLFGMPQKIMLK, encoded by the coding sequence ATGAAATCAAAAATCATATATGGCATTCCGGCATTGCTGCTGGCACTCATGCTCGGCCTGTCGGCTTGCGAAAAAGATAACCGCACCGAACCCAAATCGGTTTTGAAGGGGCGGGTGGTATATGAAGGCCAGCCCGTGGGTGTGCGCTCGAACGGCGTCCAGCTCGAACTCTGGCAGCACGGCTATCAGCTTTTTACCAAAATACCCGTGCATGTGAGCCAGGACGGTACATTCTCGGCTTCGCTATTCGATGGTAATTATAAACTCGTGCTCCTCCGTGGCAATGGGCCGTGGACCGACAATACCGATTCCATCGATGTGGAATTGCGTGCCTCAAAAGAAATCGATGTGCCTGTAAACCCCTATTTCGTGCTTAAAAACGATGTGTACTCTAAAGGCGAAGGTAAAGTTTCAGCTACCTTCAACGTGCAGCAGGTCGCAAAGGGCCGCACGCTTGAAAGGGTTAACCTTTACATTGGCACAACTACGATTGTCGATCCGAATAACAGCGTCGCTAATGCGCAGGAAGTGGCTGCCAACCTGACCGACCTGTCGAAGCCCGTTACGCTGACCGTCAACATTCCGGCCGCACAAGCGTCGCGCGAGTACGTCTATGCGCGCATAGGCGTGAAAACTTCGGGTGTGGGTGAAATGCTTTTCGGCATGCCGCAGAAGATTATGTTGAAGTAA
- a CDS encoding arabinan endo-1,5-alpha-L-arabinosidase, whose product MRPFIFLLLILGAQLCRAQDSLQTNIPVHDPVMIRQDGVYYVFATGRGIGIWSSKDMRHWKKERPVFNAPPEWAVKAVPGFKGHIWAPDISYYNGLYYLYYSISTFGKNRSCIGLATNKTLDPSSADYRWTDHGQVIESVPGRDEWNAIDPNLILDEQQQPWLAFGSFWNGVKLVKLDADARHIAQPQTWFTLASVPRKRAGSDSTGNGAIEAPFIFRKSDYFYLFASYDYCCRGEKSTYKMRVGRSKTLTGPYLDMDGIPMTQGGGTLLLEGNADWHGVGHNAVCTFDGTDYLVFHGYDAKDKGRSKLRVESLDWNDGWPVLHSH is encoded by the coding sequence ATGAGGCCATTTATTTTCTTACTACTCATCCTGGGCGCGCAACTCTGCCGCGCCCAGGATTCTTTGCAAACGAATATCCCGGTCCATGACCCGGTGATGATCCGGCAGGACGGGGTTTACTACGTTTTCGCGACTGGCCGTGGCATCGGCATATGGTCTTCGAAGGATATGCGTCACTGGAAAAAAGAAAGGCCGGTATTCAATGCGCCGCCCGAATGGGCCGTGAAGGCCGTGCCGGGTTTTAAAGGACACATCTGGGCGCCGGATATTTCGTATTACAATGGCCTGTATTACCTCTATTATTCCATTTCCACATTTGGCAAAAACCGCTCGTGCATAGGCCTGGCCACCAACAAGACCCTCGACCCGAGCAGCGCCGACTATCGCTGGACCGATCATGGACAGGTGATCGAATCTGTCCCCGGCCGCGACGAATGGAATGCCATCGATCCCAATCTAATCCTCGATGAGCAACAGCAACCCTGGCTCGCGTTCGGCTCGTTCTGGAATGGCGTCAAGCTGGTAAAACTCGATGCCGACGCCCGCCATATTGCTCAGCCGCAAACCTGGTTCACCCTCGCGAGCGTCCCGCGCAAGAGAGCGGGCAGCGACTCCACCGGTAACGGGGCCATCGAGGCGCCGTTTATTTTCAGAAAATCTGATTATTTCTATCTGTTTGCCTCCTATGACTACTGTTGCCGGGGCGAAAAGAGTACTTACAAAATGCGTGTCGGACGCTCCAAAACGCTCACCGGCCCCTACCTCGACATGGACGGTATTCCGATGACACAAGGTGGCGGGACATTATTACTGGAAGGCAATGCCGACTGGCATGGCGTCGGGCACAATGCGGTTTGCACATTCGACGGGACAGATTACCTCGTATTTCATGGTTATGATGCAAAAGACAAAGGGCGCTCCAAGCTGCGGGTGGAGTCGTTGGACTGGAATGATGGTTGGCCGGTGTTGCATTCGCATTAA
- a CDS encoding AraC family transcriptional regulator gives MKVVQFTIPVSRESTIVVQEEKLPHYYPHLHRHREVQIEWVVEGSGILVAGNYMQRFESGDIYIIGANQSHIFKNDESYFNPDEPRQIHSVSIFFDPNYLSQNILSLPEMASIRKFVNGVHNGFQIPEEARESVQKIISEIIHYKESQRVAAFIKLLYQFSTTRDLKPLATSNSEQVISEVEGIRMDRIFQYLVTNYKRHISLAEISEVANLTPQAFCRYFKKHTDKTFVSFLNEVRINEACKIILSGKFDSFSDICYQTGFDHVTNFNRVFKKTTGMSPGEYQKGFRDI, from the coding sequence ATGAAAGTCGTACAATTCACCATCCCCGTTTCCCGCGAAAGTACAATTGTCGTGCAGGAGGAAAAACTGCCGCATTACTACCCGCATTTGCACCGCCACCGCGAGGTGCAAATCGAGTGGGTGGTGGAAGGCTCGGGAATCCTGGTCGCGGGGAACTATATGCAGCGGTTCGAGTCGGGCGACATTTACATTATCGGGGCTAATCAGTCGCACATTTTCAAGAACGACGAGTCCTATTTCAATCCCGACGAGCCCAGGCAGATCCATTCCGTTTCCATTTTCTTCGATCCCAATTATTTATCCCAGAACATCCTGAGCCTGCCGGAAATGGCCAGTATCCGGAAGTTCGTCAACGGCGTTCACAACGGCTTTCAAATCCCTGAAGAAGCGCGGGAAAGTGTGCAGAAAATCATTTCGGAAATTATCCACTACAAGGAAAGCCAGCGCGTGGCGGCGTTTATCAAACTGCTCTACCAGTTTTCGACCACCCGCGACCTGAAACCGCTCGCTACCAGCAACAGCGAACAAGTCATTTCCGAGGTCGAGGGGATCCGGATGGACCGTATTTTTCAATACCTCGTCACGAACTACAAACGCCACATTTCCCTCGCCGAAATCTCCGAAGTCGCCAACCTCACGCCACAGGCATTCTGCCGGTATTTCAAGAAGCACACCGACAAGACCTTTGTAAGTTTTCTGAATGAAGTGCGGATCAACGAGGCCTGCAAGATTATCCTTTCCGGGAAGTTCGACAGCTTTTCGGACATCTGCTACCAGACCGGCTTTGACCACGTGACGAATTTCAACCGGGTGTTTAAAAAGACGACCGGCATGTCGCCCGGCGAATACCAGAAAGGTTTCAGGGATATTTAA
- a CDS encoding hydantoinase B/oxoprolinase family protein encodes MKNTPSTAWQIWIDTGGTFTDCLAIDPTGNKTRIKVLSSSCLRGRITEKLGNNTYRFKASWSYDGALFKNYTFKLHGNEMPSRIETIDRRQHTITLKDDLAFTQPTDFEITTGEEAPILAARLLTQTPLDQPLPPIAMRLGTTKGTNALLERKGAKTLLVVTKGFKDLLYIGNQQRPSLFQLNIPEPKLLYSDVLEADERLDAAGTVLYALDLSGFRSKTTPADYESVAVSLLHSYQNPEHESQLATWFRDNGAKYISASSDLFPFSHYLLRTQTAVVNAYLDPILDQYLTNIGKALNGAAPDGGSLQVMTSTGSLSEVSGFHAKDSLLSGPAGGMVAATNFARKLGFPKAITFDMGGTSTDTALIDGQPELKYVTEIDGIEFHNPTLAIETVAAGGGSVCWFDGFSLQVGPESAGASPGPACYGANGPLTVTDINLLLGQLETSKFSIPINPAAAISKLEELRTAIRSQTGNLLSHYEILTGLERIANEKMADAIRKISVEKGIDPKAFALVTFGGAGGLHACQLAELLDMDTVLLPYDGGLFSAAGIGEALISTIVSKQILLPWTEAADNIPEWWENLEKQATEILRKQGVNAFEIVFCHVYLRFAGQENTVEIPYSGDTTLAKFEETYRAQFGYFPTNVVVELESVKLKVQQRSAGIEPLPVIKNGPDALHSGRSKPFLSDPRLPETAVFEWDNLQPGDQLEGPSILLNNTSTTYLPKGWKLVIQHGQDAIAWRTASAGTHTGHQSEEVALQLFTNRFKAIADEMGVQLQRTAFSVNVKERLDFSCALLDADGELLVNAQHIPVHLGSMGICGRLVREAIAIGPGDVVITNHPQYGGSHLPDITLIAGVFTDDGICVGYVINRAHHAEVGGKTPGSMPPDAACLAEEGVVIVPQYLVKGDEFQWEALQELFTSGPYPTRSFLSNEADIVAALSALKKGSAQLLKLVENHGLETVRKYMGMLKQTAVSQLRNALLPLRGRVFEASELLDDDNRINVKITISDDKQIFDFTGTSGVHPNNLNANISILYSAILYVLRLLVDKEIPLNDGLMRNVEIRLPENSFLHPQFSDDPWQCPAVVGGNTEVSQRLVDTLLKAFGLAACSQGTMNNFLFGNERFGYYETIGGGVGAGNGFDGRSAVHQHMTNTRITDPEQLERKYPVRLLEFGIRRGSGGAGRWRGGDGIVRKLEFLMPLQVTLLGQHRRYAPYGMAGGGDGLRGRHVLFSNGSANELPGICSLEVNARDVLAIETPGGGGFGTSI; translated from the coding sequence TTGAAAAATACCCCTTCAACCGCCTGGCAAATCTGGATCGATACCGGCGGGACATTTACCGATTGCCTGGCTATTGACCCGACCGGGAACAAAACGCGCATCAAAGTACTTAGTTCCAGCTGCCTCCGGGGCCGCATTACAGAGAAATTAGGCAACAATACCTACCGTTTCAAAGCCTCCTGGTCGTACGATGGCGCCCTTTTCAAAAACTATACATTCAAACTGCACGGAAACGAAATGCCGAGCCGCATCGAAACGATAGACAGGCGGCAACACACGATCACATTGAAGGATGATCTGGCATTTACCCAGCCCACCGATTTTGAAATAACCACGGGCGAGGAAGCGCCCATTCTGGCCGCGCGGCTGCTTACCCAAACGCCGCTCGACCAGCCGCTTCCGCCGATTGCCATGCGATTGGGCACAACGAAAGGCACCAATGCATTGCTCGAAAGAAAGGGCGCCAAGACGTTGCTGGTTGTCACAAAGGGTTTCAAAGATCTGCTCTACATTGGTAACCAGCAGCGCCCGTCACTTTTTCAGCTTAATATCCCCGAACCTAAATTGCTTTACAGCGATGTGCTGGAAGCGGATGAGCGGTTGGATGCGGCAGGGACTGTGCTCTATGCATTGGATTTAAGCGGTTTCAGATCTAAAACAACACCTGCTGATTATGAGTCAGTAGCCGTTTCTCTTTTGCATTCCTACCAAAATCCGGAGCATGAATCGCAGCTGGCGACGTGGTTCCGGGATAATGGCGCAAAATACATTTCCGCATCGTCGGACCTGTTTCCGTTCTCGCATTACCTGCTCAGGACGCAAACGGCGGTAGTCAATGCCTACCTCGATCCGATCCTTGACCAGTATTTAACCAATATCGGAAAAGCACTGAATGGCGCCGCGCCGGATGGCGGTAGCCTGCAAGTCATGACCAGCACCGGCAGCCTTTCCGAAGTGAGTGGTTTTCACGCAAAAGACAGCTTGCTCAGCGGCCCGGCCGGGGGAATGGTCGCGGCCACCAACTTCGCCCGCAAACTGGGTTTTCCAAAAGCCATTACCTTCGACATGGGCGGCACGAGCACTGACACGGCGCTGATCGACGGCCAGCCGGAACTAAAATATGTTACCGAAATCGACGGCATTGAATTCCATAACCCTACCCTGGCCATTGAAACCGTTGCCGCCGGCGGTGGTTCGGTGTGCTGGTTTGATGGTTTCTCCTTGCAGGTAGGTCCCGAAAGCGCCGGTGCATCGCCGGGCCCGGCCTGCTACGGGGCGAACGGGCCGTTGACGGTTACGGACATCAATCTGCTGCTGGGCCAGCTGGAAACATCGAAATTCAGTATTCCCATTAACCCCGCGGCAGCTATTTCGAAGTTGGAAGAGCTCCGGACCGCCATCCGGTCGCAAACCGGCAATCTTTTAAGCCATTACGAAATCCTGACGGGCCTCGAACGCATTGCCAACGAAAAAATGGCCGACGCGATCCGAAAGATTTCAGTGGAAAAAGGGATCGATCCCAAAGCGTTTGCACTGGTCACTTTCGGCGGTGCTGGCGGCCTACATGCCTGCCAGCTGGCCGAGCTGCTGGATATGGATACTGTGCTGCTCCCTTACGACGGCGGGCTTTTCAGCGCGGCGGGCATCGGCGAGGCGTTGATCAGCACCATCGTTTCGAAACAGATCCTGCTGCCCTGGACAGAGGCGGCGGACAATATCCCTGAGTGGTGGGAAAATCTGGAAAAGCAGGCCACCGAAATTTTAAGAAAACAGGGAGTTAATGCTTTTGAAATCGTATTCTGCCATGTTTACCTACGGTTTGCGGGGCAGGAAAATACCGTCGAAATACCCTATTCGGGCGACACGACGCTCGCCAAATTCGAAGAAACTTACCGCGCGCAGTTCGGGTATTTCCCGACTAATGTCGTAGTGGAACTCGAAAGCGTCAAACTGAAAGTCCAACAGCGAAGCGCAGGCATCGAGCCGTTACCGGTTATTAAAAATGGGCCGGACGCATTGCATTCCGGCCGCAGCAAACCGTTTTTAAGTGACCCGCGCCTCCCCGAAACGGCGGTTTTCGAATGGGACAACCTCCAACCCGGCGATCAGCTGGAAGGGCCTTCCATTTTGCTTAACAACACTTCCACGACCTACCTGCCGAAAGGCTGGAAACTGGTGATCCAGCATGGGCAGGACGCCATTGCCTGGCGAACAGCGAGCGCAGGGACCCATACCGGGCACCAAAGTGAGGAAGTTGCATTGCAGCTTTTCACGAACCGCTTCAAAGCTATCGCCGACGAAATGGGCGTGCAATTGCAGCGGACGGCCTTTTCGGTGAACGTCAAGGAGCGCCTCGATTTTTCGTGCGCGTTGCTCGACGCCGACGGCGAACTTCTCGTGAACGCGCAACACATTCCGGTGCATCTGGGGAGCATGGGCATATGCGGGCGCCTCGTGCGCGAAGCCATCGCGATCGGTCCGGGCGATGTGGTGATTACCAACCACCCACAATACGGCGGGTCGCATTTGCCGGACATTACCCTGATCGCCGGCGTGTTTACAGACGACGGGATTTGTGTAGGTTATGTCATCAACCGCGCGCACCATGCTGAAGTGGGCGGCAAAACACCCGGGTCAATGCCGCCCGACGCGGCTTGCCTGGCCGAGGAAGGCGTGGTAATCGTGCCGCAATATTTGGTAAAGGGAGATGAATTTCAATGGGAGGCATTGCAGGAACTGTTCACAAGCGGCCCCTACCCGACCCGTTCGTTCCTGTCCAACGAAGCCGACATTGTAGCAGCCCTGTCGGCATTGAAAAAAGGCAGCGCGCAATTGCTGAAACTGGTGGAAAACCATGGTCTGGAAACCGTGCGAAAATATATGGGTATGCTAAAACAAACGGCTGTTTCGCAGCTCAGGAATGCATTGCTTCCGCTGCGAGGGCGGGTTTTTGAGGCTTCTGAGCTTTTGGACGATGACAATCGGATAAACGTCAAAATTACCATATCCGATGATAAGCAAATCTTCGACTTCACAGGCACGTCCGGCGTCCATCCCAATAACCTGAATGCAAATATTTCCATTCTGTACAGTGCGATATTGTATGTGCTAAGGCTTTTGGTAGACAAAGAGATTCCCTTGAATGATGGCCTGATGCGGAATGTAGAGATCAGACTGCCCGAAAACAGCTTTCTGCATCCGCAATTTTCCGACGATCCGTGGCAATGCCCGGCGGTGGTTGGCGGAAACACGGAGGTGAGTCAGCGGCTGGTGGATACTTTATTAAAAGCATTCGGCCTCGCCGCTTGCAGCCAGGGGACGATGAACAACTTCCTTTTCGGAAACGAGCGGTTCGGCTATTATGAAACGATCGGTGGCGGTGTGGGCGCGGGGAATGGATTCGATGGCCGCTCGGCGGTGCATCAGCATATGACCAACACGCGCATCACCGATCCGGAACAGTTGGAACGGAAATATCCCGTTCGGTTGCTCGAATTCGGCATTCGTCGCGGTTCAGGCGGTGCGGGGCGCTGGCGCGGCGGGGACGGCATTGTGCGGAAACTGGAATTCCTGATGCCATTGCAGGTTACTTTGCTTGGTCAGCACCGGCGGTATGCACCTTATGGCATGGCTGGTGGTGGCGATGGGCTTCGCGGGCGGCATGTGCTTTTTTCAAACGGCTCGGCGAATGAGTTACCCGGAATTTGTAGTCTTGAAGTGAATGCGCGGGATGTTTTGGCAATTGAGACTCCGGGGGGCGGGGGTTTTGGAACTTCAATTTAA
- a CDS encoding NRAMP family divalent metal transporter, with the protein MSKNKNALLGAAFLMATSAVGPGFLTQTTVFTEKLATSFGFVILISIVIDLAVQFNIWQIVTVSGKRAQDLANDLFPGLGYLLAFLIVAGGLAFNIGNVAGAGLGIEAMTGIGVQTGAIVSAAIAIGIFLFKEAGKAMDSFAKILGFVMIALILYVAFTSHPPLGSAVRHTFLPEKFDPIATLTLVGGTVGGYISFAGAHRLLDSGVRGRNALKEVNRGASTGILITALIRYLLFLATLGIVLGGASINPDNPAASVFENAVGGFGKQLFGLMIWAAAITSVVGAAYTSISFLRSFHPLIEKHQSRIIIVFILISTLIFLLVGRPVKVLVFVGTLNGFVLPIALAILLVASRKSRLMGSYKHPVLLQLAGWAVVLILLAMAFNVF; encoded by the coding sequence ATGTCAAAAAACAAAAATGCACTGCTAGGCGCCGCATTCCTTATGGCCACCTCCGCGGTAGGTCCCGGCTTTCTGACCCAAACGACCGTCTTCACCGAAAAGCTGGCGACCAGCTTCGGCTTTGTCATTTTGATATCCATCGTGATCGACCTCGCGGTCCAGTTTAACATCTGGCAAATCGTCACCGTCTCCGGCAAACGCGCCCAGGATCTGGCCAACGACCTTTTCCCCGGCCTGGGCTATCTGCTCGCATTCCTAATCGTGGCCGGCGGGCTGGCTTTTAACATCGGTAATGTAGCGGGCGCCGGCCTGGGCATCGAAGCCATGACGGGCATCGGTGTTCAAACCGGCGCGATCGTCAGCGCGGCCATTGCCATCGGTATTTTCCTGTTCAAAGAAGCCGGCAAGGCCATGGACAGTTTCGCCAAAATCCTTGGCTTCGTCATGATTGCCCTCATTCTCTACGTCGCATTCACCTCGCACCCGCCACTCGGCAGTGCCGTTCGTCACACTTTCCTGCCCGAAAAATTCGACCCTATCGCCACCCTCACACTCGTAGGCGGGACCGTGGGCGGGTACATCTCCTTCGCGGGCGCGCACCGCCTGCTCGACTCGGGCGTACGAGGCCGAAATGCATTGAAAGAAGTCAACCGCGGCGCATCCACCGGCATACTTATCACCGCTTTGATCCGCTATCTGCTCTTCCTGGCCACGCTCGGGATTGTCCTCGGCGGCGCGAGTATCAACCCCGACAATCCCGCAGCTTCGGTTTTTGAAAACGCCGTTGGCGGCTTTGGAAAGCAGTTGTTTGGACTCATGATCTGGGCGGCCGCCATTACATCGGTGGTTGGCGCGGCTTACACTTCCATTTCCTTTCTGAGGTCGTTCCACCCGCTGATAGAAAAGCATCAGTCGCGCATTATTATTGTCTTTATCCTTATTTCCACCCTCATTTTCCTGCTCGTCGGCCGACCGGTGAAAGTGCTGGTCTTTGTGGGCACATTGAATGGCTTTGTACTCCCCATTGCCCTCGCCATTCTGCTCGTAGCAAGCCGGAAAAGCCGGTTGATGGGCAGCTACAAACACCCGGTGTTGCTCCAACTTGCTGGCTGGGCAGTGGTACTGATCCTTCTTGCTATGGCTTTTAATGTATTTTAA
- a CDS encoding glycoside hydrolase → MKKLLLTILSILTTVLAHAQKPKELVVKIDTRNKAQQMDNFGAAGAWFTEGIAKNWPAQNREQMAEWLFSKDFDANGNPKGIGLSAWRFNIGGGTAEQGDSSGITDFRKRVECFLRPDGTYDWSKQAGYVWFTKKAREYGVENMIAFSNTPPVQFTKNGRGYKTTKDYISNLKPEHYGDYARFLATVLKHFDDEGLHFKYISPVNEPQWDWSHPPGQGAKQEGSPWHNDEIAYVARALDSALTTTGSTARILLTEAAQLDYLYAKTGNANQQTQAFFNPKSRLALTDLKHLPRIIGGHSYFTDKGDSARIAVRRHVADTTAKYGVTFWQTEYSMLADGYREGKTGRIPAIDCALFLSKVIHDDLVYGNAAAWQALEQLGTRQPRFRHPLLPHRPQTFFTRVCRWQHHRHQKPLGAGPLQPLRPAGNAPTECGARR, encoded by the coding sequence GTGAAAAAACTGCTCCTTACCATCCTTTCTATACTTACCACAGTGCTTGCACATGCGCAAAAGCCGAAAGAGCTGGTCGTTAAAATCGATACCCGAAACAAAGCCCAGCAAATGGATAACTTCGGTGCCGCCGGAGCCTGGTTCACCGAGGGCATTGCCAAAAACTGGCCCGCACAAAACCGAGAACAAATGGCCGAATGGCTGTTCAGCAAGGATTTCGATGCAAATGGCAACCCCAAAGGCATCGGACTCTCGGCCTGGCGCTTCAACATTGGCGGCGGCACAGCCGAGCAGGGCGACAGCAGCGGCATTACCGATTTCCGCAAACGCGTGGAATGCTTCCTGCGTCCTGATGGTACTTACGATTGGTCGAAACAGGCTGGTTATGTATGGTTTACCAAAAAAGCGAGGGAATACGGCGTCGAAAACATGATTGCGTTCTCCAACACACCACCAGTGCAGTTTACAAAGAATGGTCGGGGTTATAAAACCACGAAAGACTACATCTCGAATCTCAAACCGGAGCATTATGGCGACTATGCCCGCTTTCTGGCGACGGTTTTGAAGCATTTCGATGACGAAGGTTTGCATTTCAAATACATTAGTCCCGTGAACGAGCCGCAATGGGACTGGTCGCACCCGCCGGGCCAGGGTGCCAAGCAGGAAGGCAGCCCATGGCACAACGACGAGATCGCGTACGTGGCCCGGGCCCTCGACAGCGCATTGACCACCACCGGCTCGACCGCCCGAATTCTCCTTACCGAAGCCGCCCAGCTCGATTACCTCTATGCCAAAACCGGTAACGCTAACCAACAAACGCAGGCATTTTTCAACCCAAAAAGCAGGCTTGCATTAACCGACCTGAAACACCTCCCACGCATCATCGGCGGCCACAGTTACTTCACCGACAAAGGCGACAGCGCCCGAATCGCCGTCCGCCGCCACGTGGCCGACACTACTGCCAAATACGGCGTCACCTTCTGGCAAACCGAATACTCTATGCTCGCCGACGGCTACCGCGAAGGCAAAACCGGCCGCATCCCCGCCATCGACTGCGCATTGTTCCTCTCCAAAGTCATCCACGACGACCTCGTATACGGCAACGCCGCCGCCTGGCAAGCTCTGGAACAGCTGGGAACCCGGCAACCCCGATTTCGACACCCGCTACTACCTCATCGCCCTCAAACCTTCTTCACCCGGGTATGTAGATGGCAGCATCACCGCCACCAAAAACCTCTGGGCGCTGGGCCATTACAGCCGCTTCGTCCGGCCGGGAATGCACCGACTGAGTGTGGAGCGCGGCGATAA
- a CDS encoding metalloregulator ArsR/SmtB family transcription factor has product MKGDIFQAIADPTRRAILVLIATQSMTPNALAEHFETSRQAVSKHIKVLADCELLKQNKVGREIHYYFNPVKMKEFDHWLTQFKKHWEDRFNLLDQLLTNLNSDSNEK; this is encoded by the coding sequence ATGAAAGGAGATATTTTTCAGGCTATTGCGGATCCAACGAGAAGGGCCATTCTCGTACTGATTGCGACGCAATCCATGACGCCGAATGCGCTGGCGGAACATTTCGAGACTTCCAGGCAGGCGGTTTCGAAGCACATCAAGGTACTCGCCGATTGCGAGCTGTTGAAGCAGAACAAGGTCGGGAGGGAGATCCATTATTATTTCAATCCAGTCAAAATGAAAGAGTTCGACCACTGGTTGACGCAGTTCAAAAAACACTGGGAAGACCGTTTCAATCTATTAGATCAACTATTAACCAACCTAAATTCAGATTCCAATGAAAAGTAA
- a CDS encoding SRPBCC domain-containing protein, with amino-acid sequence MKSNLLMNFSVDKENNRVNVTREFAASVAKVWAAWTQSELLDQWWAPRPWKARTKSMDFRVGGSWLYAMVGPEGEEHWAKVEYKTIDPQKSFSANDAFCDENGTINTEFAQALWTNNFTEANGTTTVSVAIQYDKYEDIEQMMQMGFQEGFTMALGNLDELLEK; translated from the coding sequence ATGAAAAGTAACCTGTTAATGAATTTTTCGGTAGACAAAGAGAATAACCGCGTCAATGTAACGCGTGAATTTGCTGCCTCGGTGGCGAAAGTCTGGGCCGCATGGACGCAAAGCGAGCTGCTCGACCAATGGTGGGCGCCGCGGCCGTGGAAAGCACGCACCAAATCCATGGATTTCCGTGTAGGCGGAAGCTGGCTTTATGCCATGGTGGGCCCCGAAGGCGAAGAGCATTGGGCGAAAGTCGAATACAAAACGATCGACCCACAGAAAAGCTTCTCGGCCAACGACGCGTTTTGTGACGAGAACGGAACGATCAACACGGAGTTCGCACAAGCACTTTGGACCAACAATTTCACCGAAGCCAATGGTACTACTACCGTTTCCGTGGCGATTCAGTATGACAAATATGAAGACATCGAGCAGATGATGCAGATGGGCTTCCAGGAAGGGTTTACGATGGCGCTTGGCAATTTGGACGAGTTGCTGGAAAAGTAG